The following are encoded together in the Anoplopoma fimbria isolate UVic2021 breed Golden Eagle Sablefish chromosome 9, Afim_UVic_2022, whole genome shotgun sequence genome:
- the LOC129095571 gene encoding NLR family CARD domain-containing protein 3-like: protein MKPDGETEEGVTTSKTTPCEEHDGPTKAPSPEQQQQRRPDFPEPDPTCVSIKSNKSMEGQLPETDVPLRPDSPVPGCLSIKSDWSMRLPVSFKDGLDSAEDSVHQVPGGQSVEHHPIDLDSIYMLLEENIVTFLKSELKKFRKIQTLDYPECLKRLSEDEEVLDGEEEEKRRSSREALLEIVLHFLREMKREELADSLQSRSVAADCQRQLKSNLQNKFQCVFEGIAKTGNPALLNQVYTELYITEGGTAGVNDEHEVRQIETAFRKPDGPERTIRCEDIFKPSPGRHHQVRTVMTKGVAGIGKTVLTQKFTLDWAEDKANRDIQLTFPFTFRELNVLKEKKYSLVELVHHFFSPIKEAGVCELEKFQVVFILDGLDKCRHPLDFHNNEILTDVTESASVDVLLTNLIRGKLLPSARVWITTRPAAADKIPSEWVDIVTEIRGFTDPQKKEYFGKRFRDEEQASKIMSHIRTTRSLHIMCHIPIFCWITATVLEDVMKTREGEELPKTLTEMYTHLLVVQTKQKNIKYDGGAETDPPWSPENREMIVSLGKLAFDQLQKGNLIFYESDLTECGIDVRAASVYSGVFTQIFREESGLYQDKVFCFVHLSVQEFLAALHVHLTFINSGVNLLSEERSKSWWWWLFLYIIKPDPKHLYQSAVDMTLQSPNGHLDLFLRFLLGLSLQTNQNLLRGLITPTGRSSQTNRETVEYIKKKISEDLSPEKSINLFHCLNELNDHSLLDEIQQYLISGRLSTDKLSPALWSALGFTLLSSEKDLDVFDLEKYSSSEEVLLRLLPVVKSSNKALLIDCNLSERSCEALSSVLSSQSSSLRELDMSNNNLKDSGVKLLSAGLGSPRCTLETLRLSGCLITGKGFTSLASALKSNPSHLRELDLSYNHPGDSGVKLLFAGLEDPHWRLETLRVEPGGEQWLKPAVGKYSCDTNTVNGNLKLSDNNRKVTHVGEKQRHPDHPERFDSWYQLMYTVVLEFLSRF, encoded by the exons ATGAAACCGGATGGGGAGACGGAGGAGGGAGTCACTACCTCTAAAACCACTCCGTGTGAGGAACATGACGGTCCGACCAAAGCTCCGAG cccagagcagcagcagcagcggagaCCAGACTTTCCCGAACCTGATCCCACCTGTGTGTCCATCAAAAGTAACAAATCCATGGAAGGACAACTCCCAGAGACAGA TGTTCCTCTGAGACCAGACTCTCCCGTACCGGGCTGTCTGTCCATCAAGAGCGACTGGTCCATGAGGCTTCCTGTTAGCTTCAAAGATGGACTGGACTCTGCTGAAGACAG tgttCACCAAGTTCCCGGTGGCCAGTCCGTTGAGCATCATCCAATAGATTTGGACTCCATATACATG CTTcttgaggaaaacattgtcacCTTTTTGAAGAGCGAGCTCAAAAAGTTCAGAAAGATTCAGACCCTTGATTACCCAGAATGCCTAAAGAGGCTGAGCGAGGACGAGGAGGTGTTGGatggtgaggaggaagagaagaggaggagcagcagagaggcgCTTCTGGAGATCGTGCTGCACTTCCTGAGGGAAATGAAGCGGGAGGAGCTGGCTGACTCTCTGCAGAGCA GATCTGTCGCAGCAGATTGTCAACGTCAACTCAAATCCAACCTGCAGAACaagtttcagtgtgtgtttgaggggatTGCCAAAACAGGAAATCCAGCTCTTCTCAATCAGGTGTACACAGAGCTCTACATCACGGAGGGAGGGACCGCAGGGGTCAACGACGAACATGAGGTCAGACAGATTGAAACAGCGTTCAGGAAACCAGACGGACCAGAAAGAACAATCAGGTGCGAAGACATCTTTAAACCCTCACCTGGAAGACACCACCAGGTCAGAACAGTGATGACGAAGGGAGTGGCTGGAATCGGGAAAACAGTCTTAACGCAGAAGTTCACTCTGGACTGGGCTGAAGACAAAGCCAACCGGGACATACAGCTCACATTTCCATTCACCTTCAGAGAGCTGAAtgtgctgaaagagaaaaagtacagCTTGGTGGAGCTTGTCCATCACTTCTTTAGTCCAATCAAAGAAGCAGGAGTCTGCGAGTTAGAAAAGTTCCAGGTCGTGTTCATCCTCGACGGTCTGGACAAGTGTCGACATCCTCTAGACTTCCACAACAATGAGATCCTGACTGATGTTACAGAGTCCGCCTCAGTGGATGTGCTGCTGACGAACCTcatcagggggaaactgcttCCCTCCGCTCGCGTCTGGATAACCACACGACCCGCCGCAGCCGATAAGATCCCTTCCGAGTGGGTTGACATTGTGACAGAGATCAGAGGGTTCACTGACCCACAGAAGAAAGAGTACTTCGGGAAGAGATTCAGAGATGAAGAGCAGGCCAGCAAAATCATGTCCCACATCAGGACAACACGAAGCCTCCACATCATGTGCCACATCCCGATCTTCTGCTGGATCACTGCTACAGTTCTGGAGGATGTGATGAAgaccagagagggagaagagctgCCCAAGACACTGACAGAGATGTACACCCACCTCCTGGTGGTTCAGACCAAACAGAAGAACATCAAGTatgatggaggagctgagacAGATCCACCATGGAGTCCAGAAAACAGGGAGATGATTGTGTCACTGGGAAAACTGGCTTTTGATCAGCTGCAGAAAGGCAACCTGATCTTCTATGAATCCGACTTGACAGAGTGTGGCATCGATGTCAGAGCGGCCTCAGTGTACTCAGGAGTGTTCACACAGATCTTCAGAGAGGAGAGTGGACTGTACCAGGACAAGGTGTTCTGCTTCGTCCATCTGAGTGTTCAGGAGTTCCTGGCGGCTCTTCATGTCCATCTGACCTTCATCAACTCTGGTGTCAATCTGCTGTCAGAAGAACGATCAAAgtcctggtggtggtggttgtttCTATATATAATCAAACCTGACCCAAAACATCTCTACCAGAGTGCTGTGGACATGACCTTACAGAGTCCAAACGGACACCTTGACCTGTTCCTCCGCTTCCTCCTGGGTCTTTCCCTGCAGACCAATCAGAATCTCCTACGAGGTCTGATCACACCGACAGGAAGAAGCTCGCAGACCAATCGGGAAACCGTCGAGTACATCAAGAAAAAGATCAGTGAGGATCTGTCTccagagaaaagcatcaatctgttccactgtctgaatgaactgaatgacCATTCTCTACTGGATGAGATCCAACAGTACCTGATTTCAGGACGTCTCTCCACAGACAAACTGTCTCCAGCACTGTGGTCAGCTCTGGGCTTCACCCTACTGTCATCAGAAAAAGATCTGGATGTGTTTGACCTGGAGAAATATTCTTCTTCAGAGGAAGTTCTTCTGAGGCTGCTTCCAGTGGTCAAATCCTCCAACAAAGCTCT GCTGATTGACTGTAATCtgtcagagagaagctgtgaagctctgtcctcagttctcagctcccagtcctctagtctgagagagctggacatGAGTAACAACAACCTcaaggattcaggagtgaagctgctttCTGCTGGACTGGGTAGTCCACGCTGCACATTGGAAACTCTAAG gctGTCAGGCTGTCTGATCACAGGGAAAGGCTTTACCtctctggcctcagctctgaaATCCAACCCCTCCCacctgagagagctggacctgagctacaaccatccaggagactcaggagtgaagctgctgtttgctggactggaggatccacactggagactggaaaCGCTCAG AGTGGAACCTGGTGGAGAGCAGTGGCTGAAACCTGCTGTGGGGAAAT ATTcctgtgacacaaacacagtaaacggaaacctcaaactgtctgacaacaacaggaaggtgaCGCATGTGGGAGAGAAGCAGCGGCATCCTGATCATCCAGAGAGGTTTGACTCCTGGTATCAGTTGATGTATACTGTGGTGCTGGAGTTCCTTTCACGCTTTTAG